The following coding sequences are from one Oncorhynchus nerka isolate Pitt River linkage group LG6, Oner_Uvic_2.0, whole genome shotgun sequence window:
- the LOC115130734 gene encoding adhesion G protein-coupled receptor E2-like isoform X2, whose product MLPNHYLEFKPSWHLTLTHRLSESMGAIIFLLILALLKDYGHGGPQEGITVCVSLGLMTTGGTQQCLDIDECVKIPDICGKWGTCRNQGCSYLCTCPNGFRNSGNGQTPCVDIDECNTDGVCGNVNICQNLIGSYWCQCPAGFTNLGKNQPKCVDLNCDQYETQPGQTLPGFDSLLSLLRKNCLVLSNSMLPGPTRLLPTGDVLLTLLVNATDVVQLGLQSNGHRSSSEVTKLLRTIEISIRLIAPLLTENVTRIETNHTEVEIMVRRDKTPPEGPVSLTNENTQLDTTWETVVGDDQNYPGFAFVFLLSHKNLDSLKDSTSHQSQQLMSSAVTVSVSNSNTTYLPQQVNLTFNHLQSSDVDPTCVYWSDENGPGVWSGRGCTLVTSNSNQTVCSCNHLSTFALLKGIHQESGQLSLVMWVGVFVALTCVVLSLITTLWCRFVSRKRHGGRRLQRDVQLHRK is encoded by the exons ATGTTACCAAATCATTACTTAGAATTCAAGCCAAGCTGGCATCTGACATTAACTCATCGCTTGTCAGAGAGCATGGGAGCAATTATATTTCTCCTGATTCTGG CGCTTCTCAAGGACTATGGTCATGGAGGGCCACAGGAAG GCattactgtgtgtgtttctctgggtTTAATGACTACTGGTGGCACTCAACAATGCTTGG ACATAGACGAGTGTGTTAAGATCCCAGATATTTGTGGGAAATGGGGAACCTGTCGTAATCAGGGTTGTAGCTACCTGTGCACGTGTCCCAATGGATTTAGGAACTCTGGCAACGGACAAACTCCGTGTGTAG acATTGACGAGTGTAATACAGACGGAGTATGTGGAAATGTGAACATCTGTCAAAACCTGATTGGCAGTTACTGGTGCCAGTGTCCTGCTGGATTTACTAACCTTGGCAAAAACCAACCTAAGTGTGTAG ATCTTAATTGTGACCAGTACGAAACACAGCCTGGACAG actcTACCAGGCTTTGATAGTTTATTGTCTCTGTTGAGAAAAAACTGTTTGGTGTTGAGCAACTCTATGTTGCCTGGACCGACAAGACTGCTGCCAACTGGAGATGTGCTTTTGACA TTACTGGTTAATGCCACTGATGTTGTTCAACTGGGCCTCCAGTCCAATGGTCACCGTAGTAGCAGTGAAGTGACTAAGTTACTGAGGACGATTGAAATCTCTATCAGACTGATCGCTCCACTGCTGACAGAGAACGTGACCAGGATAGAGACCaaccacacag AGGTTGAGATTATGGTGAGAAGAGACAAGACTCCACCTGAAGGACCAGTCAGCCTGACCAATGAGAACACTCAACTTGACACCACCTGGGAGACGGTGGTTGGAGATGACCAGAATTACCCAG GGTTTGCATTTGTTTTTCTGCTCAGCCATAAGAATCTGGATAGTCTGAAGGACAGTACTTCTCATCAGAGCCAGCAGCTCATGTCCAGTGCTGTGACAGTTTCCGTTAGCAACTCCAACACAACATACCTGCCCCAACAGGTTAATCTCACCTTCAATCACCTGCAG TCCAGTGATGTTGACCCCACCTGTGTTTATTGGTCGGATGAGAATGGACCGGGGGTGTGGTCTGGGCGGGGTTGTACCTTAGTGACGTCAAACTCCAACCAGACTGTGTGCTCCTGCAACCATCTCAGCACATTCGCTCTGCTGAAGGGAATCCATCAG GAAAGCGGGCAGCTGTCGTTGGTGATGTGGGTGGGTGTTTTTGTGGCACTGACCTGTGTGGTCCTGTCCCTGATCACCACCCTGTGGTGTCGCTTTGTCAGCCGCAAACGCCATGGAGGACGCCGGCTGCAACGGGATGTACAACTCCATAGAAAATAA
- the LOC115130734 gene encoding adhesion G protein-coupled receptor E2-like isoform X1 produces the protein MLPNHYLEFKPSWHLTLTHRLSESMGAIIFLLILALLKDYGHGGPQEGITVCVSLGLMTTGGTQQCLDIDECVKIPDICGKWGTCRNQGCSYLCTCPNGFRNSGNGQTPCVDIDECNTDGVCGNVNICQNLIGSYWCQCPAGFTNLGKNQPKCVDLNCDQYETQPGQTLPGFDSLLSLLRKNCLVLSNSMLPGPTRLLPTGDVLLTLLVNATDVVQLGLQSNGHRSSSEVTKLLRTIEISIRLIAPLLTENVTRIETNHTEVEIMVRRDKTPPEGPVSLTNENTQLDTTWETVVGDDQNYPGFAFVFLLSHKNLDSLKDSTSHQSQQLMSSAVTVSVSNSNTTYLPQQVNLTFNHLQSSDVDPTCVYWSDENGPGVWSGRGCTLVTSNSNQTVCSCNHLSTFALLKGIHQVKESGQLSLVMWVGVFVALTCVVLSLITTLWCRFVSRKRHGGRRLQRDVQLHRK, from the exons ATGTTACCAAATCATTACTTAGAATTCAAGCCAAGCTGGCATCTGACATTAACTCATCGCTTGTCAGAGAGCATGGGAGCAATTATATTTCTCCTGATTCTGG CGCTTCTCAAGGACTATGGTCATGGAGGGCCACAGGAAG GCattactgtgtgtgtttctctgggtTTAATGACTACTGGTGGCACTCAACAATGCTTGG ACATAGACGAGTGTGTTAAGATCCCAGATATTTGTGGGAAATGGGGAACCTGTCGTAATCAGGGTTGTAGCTACCTGTGCACGTGTCCCAATGGATTTAGGAACTCTGGCAACGGACAAACTCCGTGTGTAG acATTGACGAGTGTAATACAGACGGAGTATGTGGAAATGTGAACATCTGTCAAAACCTGATTGGCAGTTACTGGTGCCAGTGTCCTGCTGGATTTACTAACCTTGGCAAAAACCAACCTAAGTGTGTAG ATCTTAATTGTGACCAGTACGAAACACAGCCTGGACAG actcTACCAGGCTTTGATAGTTTATTGTCTCTGTTGAGAAAAAACTGTTTGGTGTTGAGCAACTCTATGTTGCCTGGACCGACAAGACTGCTGCCAACTGGAGATGTGCTTTTGACA TTACTGGTTAATGCCACTGATGTTGTTCAACTGGGCCTCCAGTCCAATGGTCACCGTAGTAGCAGTGAAGTGACTAAGTTACTGAGGACGATTGAAATCTCTATCAGACTGATCGCTCCACTGCTGACAGAGAACGTGACCAGGATAGAGACCaaccacacag AGGTTGAGATTATGGTGAGAAGAGACAAGACTCCACCTGAAGGACCAGTCAGCCTGACCAATGAGAACACTCAACTTGACACCACCTGGGAGACGGTGGTTGGAGATGACCAGAATTACCCAG GGTTTGCATTTGTTTTTCTGCTCAGCCATAAGAATCTGGATAGTCTGAAGGACAGTACTTCTCATCAGAGCCAGCAGCTCATGTCCAGTGCTGTGACAGTTTCCGTTAGCAACTCCAACACAACATACCTGCCCCAACAGGTTAATCTCACCTTCAATCACCTGCAG TCCAGTGATGTTGACCCCACCTGTGTTTATTGGTCGGATGAGAATGGACCGGGGGTGTGGTCTGGGCGGGGTTGTACCTTAGTGACGTCAAACTCCAACCAGACTGTGTGCTCCTGCAACCATCTCAGCACATTCGCTCTGCTGAAGGGAATCCATCAGGTAAAG GAAAGCGGGCAGCTGTCGTTGGTGATGTGGGTGGGTGTTTTTGTGGCACTGACCTGTGTGGTCCTGTCCCTGATCACCACCCTGTGGTGTCGCTTTGTCAGCCGCAAACGCCATGGAGGACGCCGGCTGCAACGGGATGTACAACTCCATAGAAAATAA